From Halomicrobium salinisoli, the proteins below share one genomic window:
- a CDS encoding nucleoside hydrolase produces MRRVIVDTDTAGDDTQALAMACLTDRLSVEAVTVVAGNVAFDRQVENAKYTLSLVDSTDVPVYEGARQPLLKEFDHAEEIHGEGGLGGDLHPETGIESADGFGPDEIVRRCRAAPGEITLLCIGPLTNLALAYAREPDLPDLVDEVWVMGGAVHCRGNVTPAAEFNFWVDPDAAKRVLAEFDVTIVDWGLCLRDGVMGESVLETVDGIDTDLADFFAAVIGTLRDSADAEIGVDGVTQPDALAAALLSYPELREETRTYHVDVDEREGLTRGYAFADVDGTTGEPADARVIEAADADGFERVVLSMLRNRDPDAGIE; encoded by the coding sequence ATGAGACGCGTCATCGTCGACACGGACACGGCCGGGGACGACACGCAGGCCCTCGCGATGGCCTGCCTGACCGACCGGCTCTCCGTCGAGGCCGTCACCGTCGTCGCCGGGAACGTCGCCTTCGACCGTCAGGTCGAGAACGCCAAGTACACCCTCTCGCTCGTCGATTCGACCGACGTACCCGTCTACGAGGGCGCCCGACAACCGCTGCTCAAGGAGTTCGACCACGCCGAAGAGATCCACGGCGAGGGCGGCCTGGGCGGTGACCTGCATCCCGAGACGGGCATCGAGTCGGCCGACGGCTTCGGACCCGACGAGATCGTCAGGCGCTGCCGGGCGGCGCCCGGCGAGATCACGCTCCTCTGTATCGGGCCGCTGACGAACCTCGCGCTCGCCTACGCGCGCGAACCGGACCTGCCCGACCTCGTCGACGAGGTGTGGGTGATGGGCGGGGCGGTTCACTGCCGGGGCAACGTCACCCCCGCCGCCGAGTTCAACTTCTGGGTGGACCCCGACGCCGCCAAGCGCGTCCTCGCCGAGTTCGACGTGACGATAGTCGACTGGGGGCTGTGCCTGCGCGACGGCGTGATGGGCGAGAGCGTCCTCGAGACCGTCGACGGGATCGACACGGACCTCGCCGACTTCTTCGCCGCGGTGATCGGGACGCTCCGGGACTCGGCGGACGCCGAGATCGGCGTCGACGGCGTCACCCAGCCCGACGCGCTGGCCGCCGCCCTGCTTTCCTACCCCGAACTCCGCGAGGAGACGCGGACCTACCACGTCGACGTCGACGAGCGAGAGGGCCTGACGCGCGGGTACGCGTTCGCCGACGTCGACGGGACGACCGGCGAGCCCGCCGACGCGCGCGTGATCGAGGCCGCCGACGCCGACGGCTTCGAGCGGGTCGTCCTGTCGATGCTCCGGAACCGGGACCCGGACGCCGGGATCGAGTGA
- a CDS encoding endonuclease/exonuclease/phosphatase family protein, whose protein sequence is MEPPDTDRIACSRRALLGGVAGLAAAGAAPVAAAAPTLTVLTRNCYTGVDLAGLFDADSMDDVARIAGEMLDAVRSHPYEARADALAAEVEATAPDAVALQEAALIRVQSESDFADAPVPNAEREVVDLLDLLTDRLAARGLDYEVAASTVTTDIEVPADRPDGRADVRLTDRTAVLVRSDADVSGTYADTFDATYEYAFDGVDVPIRRGFCLVDLAVDGADVTVAGAHLASTADDVRREQAGELLDLLPDDRPVALAGDLNSGPGGPRTAYDRLIESFEDAHASVRGDDADGTCCHASDLRNDSADLSRRIDHVLVRGALEPIEAERVGADPGSRASAEVDGETVEVWPSDHAGVVATVAVTAGTPTSTPTESPTATPTATRTDAASGSGSGSGFWVFERLPFLDGLVGVGSFALAAVALYRRDGRP, encoded by the coding sequence ATGGAACCGCCCGACACCGACCGGATCGCCTGCTCACGGCGGGCGCTTCTCGGCGGCGTCGCGGGACTGGCCGCCGCCGGGGCCGCCCCCGTCGCCGCGGCGGCCCCGACGCTGACCGTCCTGACGCGCAACTGCTACACCGGCGTCGACCTCGCCGGACTGTTCGACGCCGACTCGATGGACGACGTCGCCCGCATCGCCGGCGAGATGCTCGACGCGGTCCGCTCGCACCCCTACGAGGCCCGCGCTGACGCGCTGGCGGCCGAGGTCGAAGCGACCGCCCCCGACGCCGTCGCGCTCCAGGAGGCCGCGCTGATCCGCGTCCAGTCAGAGAGCGACTTCGCGGACGCCCCCGTCCCGAACGCCGAGCGCGAGGTCGTCGACCTGCTCGACCTGCTGACCGATCGCCTGGCCGCGCGCGGACTCGACTACGAGGTCGCCGCCTCGACGGTCACCACCGACATCGAGGTGCCGGCCGACCGCCCGGACGGCCGCGCCGACGTCCGCCTGACCGACCGGACGGCCGTGCTCGTCCGGAGCGACGCCGACGTGAGCGGGACCTACGCCGACACGTTCGACGCGACCTACGAGTACGCCTTCGACGGCGTCGACGTCCCGATCCGACGGGGCTTCTGCCTGGTCGATCTCGCCGTCGACGGCGCCGACGTGACGGTCGCGGGCGCCCACCTGGCGTCGACCGCGGACGACGTCCGCCGGGAGCAGGCCGGCGAACTGCTGGACCTCCTGCCCGACGACCGGCCGGTCGCGCTCGCCGGCGACCTCAACAGCGGCCCCGGCGGCCCGCGGACCGCCTACGACCGGCTGATCGAGTCGTTCGAGGACGCCCACGCGTCCGTTCGGGGCGACGACGCGGACGGCACCTGCTGCCACGCGAGCGACCTCCGGAACGACAGCGCCGACCTCTCCCGGCGGATCGATCACGTGCTCGTCCGCGGCGCCCTCGAGCCGATCGAGGCCGAACGCGTCGGCGCCGACCCCGGTTCCAGGGCGTCGGCCGAGGTCGACGGCGAGACGGTCGAGGTCTGGCCCAGCGACCACGCCGGCGTCGTCGCGACCGTCGCGGTGACCGCCGGGACGCCGACGTCCACCCCGACCGAGTCCCCCACTGCGACCCCGACGGCTACGAGAACGGACGCCGCGTCGGGATCAGGATCGGGGTCGGGGTTCTGGGTGTTCGAGCGGCTCCCGTTCCTCGACGGCCTCGTCGGCGTCGGATCGTTCGCGCTCGCGGCCGTCGCCCTGTACCGCCGGGACGGCCGGCCCTGA
- a CDS encoding lamin tail domain-containing protein, whose protein sequence is MTLSRPVRVVAVAAVVVLAGCVGGAVDYRAGPADGEGAASTNATASTATTDAGGNGTLEVHHIDVGQGDSTLVVGPDDETMLIDSGDFTDDGDVVLEYLDARGIDRIDYLVTTHGHADHVGGHAAVIEHYETHEEGVGAVYDPGVAASTQTYEEYLDAVEEHNVTLYETRAGDRIPMAGVNVSVLGPPEPYHENGDQNENSLTLRVRYGETGFLFTGDAEATHEEYLVERYGDELDATAFKVGHHGSSTSNTGPFLDAVGPEVAVVSSAYDSEYGHPHNETLARLAERGVDTYWTATHGDVLLESDGETVTAWTQREAPTDPRSLYEGEPIEPGADDSLERRASYEGNVGSEAETPVATDGGTPTATPTEAGDGDGDLVVAEVHADAAGVERENLNDEYVVFENAGDAPLSLSGWEVEDDAGHTYAFPDGFALDPGASVTLHTGSGSDTETDLYWGQGSPVWNNNGDTVIVTDADGERVLTEAYS, encoded by the coding sequence GTGACTCTCTCGCGACCGGTACGCGTCGTCGCAGTCGCCGCGGTGGTCGTTCTCGCCGGCTGCGTCGGGGGAGCGGTCGATTACCGGGCCGGCCCCGCCGACGGCGAGGGCGCCGCGTCGACGAACGCGACGGCGTCCACCGCAACGACCGACGCCGGCGGAAACGGGACGCTGGAGGTACACCACATCGACGTCGGCCAGGGCGACAGCACGCTCGTCGTGGGACCCGACGACGAGACGATGCTGATCGACTCGGGCGACTTCACCGACGACGGCGACGTCGTCCTCGAGTACCTCGACGCCCGCGGGATCGACCGCATCGACTACCTCGTCACCACGCACGGCCACGCCGACCACGTCGGGGGCCACGCGGCCGTCATCGAACACTACGAGACCCACGAGGAGGGCGTCGGCGCCGTCTACGACCCCGGCGTCGCCGCGAGCACGCAGACGTACGAGGAGTACCTCGACGCCGTCGAGGAGCATAACGTCACGCTCTACGAGACCCGCGCGGGCGACCGGATCCCCATGGCAGGCGTGAACGTCTCCGTCCTGGGTCCGCCGGAGCCCTACCACGAGAACGGCGACCAGAACGAGAACAGCCTCACGCTTCGAGTCCGGTACGGTGAGACGGGCTTCCTGTTCACCGGCGACGCCGAGGCCACCCACGAGGAGTACCTCGTCGAGCGATACGGGGACGAACTCGACGCGACGGCGTTCAAGGTGGGCCACCACGGTAGCTCGACTAGCAACACCGGGCCGTTCCTCGACGCGGTCGGCCCCGAGGTCGCAGTCGTCTCCAGCGCGTACGACTCCGAGTACGGGCATCCGCACAACGAGACGCTGGCCCGACTGGCCGAGCGCGGCGTGGACACCTACTGGACCGCGACCCACGGGGACGTCCTCCTGGAGAGCGACGGCGAGACCGTGACCGCCTGGACCCAGCGGGAGGCCCCCACTGACCCGCGCTCGCTGTACGAGGGCGAGCCGATCGAACCCGGTGCCGACGACTCCCTGGAACGACGCGCGAGCTACGAAGGTAACGTCGGCAGCGAAGCGGAGACGCCGGTCGCGACGGACGGCGGGACGCCGACCGCGACGCCCACCGAAGCCGGCGACGGAGACGGCGACCTGGTCGTCGCGGAGGTCCACGCCGACGCGGCGGGCGTCGAGCGCGAGAACCTGAACGACGAGTACGTCGTCTTCGAGAACGCCGGCGACGCGCCGCTTTCCCTCTCCGGCTGGGAAGTGGAAGACGACGCCGGCCACACCTACGCCTTCCCCGACGGCTTCGCGCTCGATCCCGGCGCCAGCGTCACGCTGCACACCGGCAGCGGGTCCGACACCGAGACGGATCTCTACTGGGGGCAAGGGTCACCCGTCTGGAACAACAACGGCGACACGGTGATCGTCACGGACGCCGACGGCGAGCGCGTCCTGACGGAGGCGTACTCATGA
- a CDS encoding DUF3006 domain-containing protein has protein sequence MTEIPDDRYDAVVDRIEEGLATLELDGDEDRYELVIDEASLPEAGQHEGAVYEIAVEDDRLVDARYDEEATEERSEAAQERFDRLSERPPNDDEE, from the coding sequence ATGACCGAGATCCCCGACGACAGATACGACGCGGTCGTGGACCGGATCGAGGAGGGCCTGGCGACGCTGGAACTGGACGGCGACGAGGACCGCTACGAACTCGTGATCGACGAGGCGTCGCTGCCCGAAGCGGGCCAGCACGAGGGCGCAGTGTACGAAATCGCGGTCGAGGACGACCGGCTGGTCGACGCGCGGTACGACGAGGAGGCGACCGAGGAGCGGAGCGAAGCGGCGCAGGAGCGATTCGATCGGCTGTCGGAGCGGCCGCCGAACGACGACGAGGAGTGA
- a CDS encoding RraA family protein, with translation MSQEPEPVDGTVLDRLQNCTAPAIADTKHEGVQVVSGDIEPVHTDCAFAGTARTVTLDPSSLWAPAQTLDTAREDEIVVVDADDCVDEAVWGELLSEYAVRNGVRAVVTNGAVRDVAGMRDAGFPAFARAVTPRGPSGRDVIDRNVEVTIGDASIDPGDVLVGDETGVVVIDRDALDEVTSAAEDVAEKEREVERLIDEGATLEQALRDGGIM, from the coding sequence ATGTCACAGGAACCCGAACCAGTCGACGGGACGGTACTCGATCGCCTGCAAAACTGCACCGCGCCCGCGATAGCCGACACGAAACACGAGGGCGTGCAGGTGGTTTCCGGCGACATCGAGCCGGTGCACACCGACTGCGCGTTCGCGGGGACGGCGCGGACGGTGACGCTCGATCCGTCGTCGCTCTGGGCACCCGCGCAGACCCTCGACACCGCCAGGGAGGACGAAATCGTCGTGGTCGACGCGGACGACTGCGTCGACGAGGCCGTCTGGGGCGAACTGCTCTCCGAATACGCAGTCAGGAACGGCGTGCGAGCCGTGGTCACGAACGGCGCGGTCCGGGACGTGGCCGGGATGCGAGACGCCGGGTTCCCCGCCTTCGCGCGAGCGGTGACCCCCCGCGGACCCAGCGGACGCGACGTGATCGACCGTAACGTCGAGGTGACGATCGGTGACGCCTCGATCGACCCCGGAGACGTACTCGTCGGCGACGAGACCGGCGTGGTCGTGATCGACCGCGACGCCCTCGACGAGGTCACCTCGGCGGCCGAGGACGTCGCCGAAAAGGAACGAGAAGTGGAGCGCCTCATCGACGAGGGGGCGACGCTCGAACAGGCGCTCAGAGACGGCGGCATCATGTAG
- a CDS encoding DUF7553 family protein — protein MNRHFEDARYYLKRAGETALKGLRDELEPVEQRARELTGREEEPEPSRAEKARTGVDRVRATVEREVEAAVTTARERLASR, from the coding sequence ATGAACCGACACTTCGAAGACGCACGGTACTACCTCAAGCGCGCCGGCGAGACGGCCCTGAAGGGCCTGCGCGACGAGCTGGAGCCCGTCGAGCAGCGAGCCCGCGAACTGACCGGCCGGGAAGAGGAGCCGGAGCCCTCCCGCGCGGAGAAGGCCCGAACCGGCGTCGACCGAGTCCGGGCGACGGTCGAGCGCGAGGTCGAGGCCGCCGTTACCACCGCGCGTGAACGGTTGGCGTCGCGGTAG
- a CDS encoding NADH-quinone oxidoreductase subunit N, translating into MVQLPTWAALGPSLVLGLTALALFVVDSIDPDSENVGLLAGIAGLGTFTAAGTSVWYLISGTGLPTEQGGRGIVNLFTGQLIVDQMALFIGFIVASVAFLVVLASYDYLEGLAHQAEFYSLVMLAATGMTLLGAANSLATAFIALELASLPSFALVAFLKHNKGSVEAGLKYFLVGALSSGILAYGISLVYAATGSLQFAAVAEGIGDAPASVLGVGIMMVIGGVAYKTSSVPFHYWAPEAYEGAPAPISAFLSSASKAAAFVLGFRVFVTAFPIGEVAGTIDWVLVFQVLAVATMTLGNFAAATQERVKRMLAYSSIGHAGYVLIGLAALTSGADHSSVLGAGMAHLLVYGFMNTGAFLFIALAEYWDVGRTFEDYNGLGSEAPLACAAMTVFLFSLAGLPIGGGFWSKFYLLMATVNSGTWILGAALIVNSALSLFYYSRVVKALWIEDPTDGGFDIDHYPVGLYTAIVSAAVVTFALLFGFGGVSAVAESAAGLLL; encoded by the coding sequence ATGGTGCAACTCCCAACGTGGGCAGCGCTCGGGCCGTCGCTGGTGCTCGGCCTCACGGCGCTCGCCCTCTTCGTCGTCGACAGTATCGACCCGGACTCCGAGAACGTCGGCCTGCTGGCGGGCATCGCCGGCCTGGGCACCTTCACGGCCGCCGGGACCAGCGTCTGGTACCTGATCTCCGGCACGGGCCTGCCCACTGAACAGGGCGGTCGCGGCATCGTGAACCTGTTCACCGGCCAGCTGATCGTCGATCAGATGGCGCTGTTCATCGGCTTCATCGTCGCCAGCGTGGCGTTCCTGGTCGTGCTGGCCAGCTACGACTACCTCGAGGGGCTGGCCCACCAGGCCGAGTTCTACTCGCTGGTGATGCTGGCCGCGACCGGCATGACGCTGCTCGGCGCGGCCAACAGCCTCGCCACGGCGTTCATCGCGCTGGAACTGGCCTCCCTGCCCTCGTTCGCGCTGGTGGCCTTCCTCAAGCACAACAAGGGCAGCGTCGAAGCGGGCCTGAAGTACTTCCTCGTCGGCGCGCTCTCGTCGGGGATCCTGGCCTACGGCATCTCGCTGGTCTACGCCGCCACCGGCTCGCTCCAGTTCGCCGCAGTGGCGGAGGGGATCGGCGACGCGCCCGCCAGCGTGCTCGGCGTCGGCATCATGATGGTGATCGGCGGCGTCGCCTACAAGACCTCCAGCGTCCCGTTCCACTACTGGGCGCCGGAGGCCTACGAGGGCGCGCCCGCGCCGATCTCGGCGTTCCTCTCGTCGGCCTCGAAGGCCGCCGCCTTCGTGCTCGGCTTCCGCGTGTTCGTCACGGCGTTCCCCATCGGGGAGGTCGCGGGCACCATCGACTGGGTGCTGGTCTTCCAGGTGCTGGCCGTGGCGACGATGACGCTCGGTAACTTCGCGGCCGCCACCCAGGAACGGGTCAAGCGGATGCTGGCCTACTCCTCGATCGGTCACGCCGGCTACGTGCTGATCGGGCTGGCCGCGCTGACCAGCGGCGCCGACCACTCGTCGGTGCTGGGCGCCGGCATGGCCCACCTCCTGGTCTACGGCTTCATGAACACGGGCGCGTTCCTGTTCATCGCCCTGGCCGAGTACTGGGACGTCGGTCGGACCTTCGAGGACTACAACGGCCTCGGCAGCGAGGCGCCGCTGGCCTGTGCCGCGATGACCGTCTTCCTGTTCAGCCTGGCCGGCCTGCCCATCGGCGGCGGCTTCTGGTCGAAGTTCTACCTGCTGATGGCGACGGTCAACTCCGGGACGTGGATCCTGGGCGCGGCGCTGATCGTCAACAGCGCGCTCAGCCTGTTCTACTACTCCCGGGTCGTCAAGGCCCTCTGGATCGAGGATCCGACCGACGGCGGGTTCGACATCGACCACTACCCGGTGGGGCTGTACACCGCTATCGTCTCGGCCGCCGTGGTCACCTTCGCGCTCCTGTTCGGCTTCGGCGGCGTCTCCGCCGTCGCCGAGAGCGCGGCCGGCCTCCTGCTGTAG